DNA sequence from the Cohnella herbarum genome:
GAAATTCTTCGAAAATATAAAGGCGGCTTTTTCTTCGAATGGAGAATGGCGGACCGGTTGAAACGTCGTTTGTTCGATAAAATAGACTACTATTTGGATACGAACGCGAAGGATGACCCTAAGATGGTCACCTATGAAGCTCTGATGAGCGGTTTGCGGCAGACGGCTTCGCAGCCTTTCCGCTTAGTCCCCTATTTCGACCCGGGCGTATGGGGCGGTACGTGGCTGGAAGAGCATATCGATTTACCGCGACAAGAGAAGCCGTACGCGTGGGGTTTCGATGGGGTACCGGAAGAGAACAGCCTTTATTTCCAATATGGTAGCATCCGACTTGAACTGCCTTCTATTAATCTCGTGTTCTTCCAGTCCCGGGAGTTGCTCGGAGATCGGGTTCTCGCTCGCTTCGGAGCTGAATTCCCGATACGATTCGACTTATTGGATACGATCGGCGGAGGAAACCTAAGCTTGCAGGTTCATCCGACGACGGATTATATTAAGCAAACTTTCGGTATGACCTATACGCAGGATGAAAGCTATTATATTCTGGATTCCAAGCCGGGCGCTCTTGTTTATCTCGGGGTGAAGGAAGATACGGATGCCGAGCGGATGTGGGGAGATTTGGAACGGGCTCAGGCAGGCGAAATATCTTTCCCTGCGGAGCGGTACATCAACGCATACGAAGCTAAGAAGCACGAGCATTTCCTTATCCCGGCGGGTACAATCCATTGCTCGGCAACGGATTGCATGGTTTTGGAGATTAGCGCGACGCCTTATATATTTACCTTCAAATTGTGGGACTGGGATCAGGTCGGGCTTGATGGCAAACCGCGTCCCGTCCATCTTGAACATGGATCCAAAGTCATGCAGTGGGATCGTAGGACGGAATGGGTCGAGAACGAGCTTATGAACCGTGCGGAGACGGTCACGGAAGGAACGGGTTGGAGAGAGGAACGGACGGGGTTGCATGAATTGCAATTTATCGAAACGCGCCGCCATTGGTTCTCGGAACCGGTCACGCATGAAGCGAACGGAAGCGTTCATATGCTTAATCTAGTGGAGGGCGAGGAAGCCGTAGTGGAAAGTCCCGACGGACAATTCGATCCGTTCGTTGTACGGTATGCGGAAACCTTTATCGTACCGGCGTCCGTGCAACGTTATACGGTTCGTCCAAGCGGACCGAGCGCAGGACAGACAATCGCTACCATTAAGGCGTTTGTGCGAGCTTAAACATGTAGGGGGATTCGCTATGGGAAGTCAGTTTCTGCTCGCTTTTGACGTAGGCGGAACCTATATTAAAGCGGGAGTCGTCAATAGAGACGGGGCGGTATTAGAACATACCGTGACGCAGTACGAGGCAAACTCGAATGGAACGCAAGATGAAATCATAGAACGTTTCAGGGATATGACGAGAGATCTGGTTAGTCGCCTTAGCGAGGAATCGGGAGCCGGCGTATACGGAATCGGTTATGCTTTCCCGGGTCCCTTCGATTATGAGAGAGGGATAAGCTATATTCAAGGATTGAATAAGTTCGAGGCCATATACGGTATTTCTCTCGGAGATAAGCTGAGGGACGTGTTCCGGAAGGATGCCGTAATTGCGGCGTCCCTTGCCCCGAATTGGAAGCTGGCATTCGAGAATGACGCATCCTTGTTTGCTCTTGGCGAGGCGGTGTATGGGCAGGCTTCCGCTTCCGACCGCGTCGTATGTTTGACGATCGGAACCGGCCTCGGTTCAGGTTTCGTAGAGAAAAGACGTCTGATCAAGCACCAACGGGATGTGCCCGAGAATGGTTGGCTGTATCATCTGTCCTACGGGGAAGGCATCGCGGATGATTTCGTTTCTCGCCGAGGAGTGCTCAGCTTAGCCGACGAGCTCGGATTGGATCTCGCCGGCGGTCAGGATGTCCGGGAGCTTGCGCAATTAGCGCTAGCGGGGAATGAACTCGCGGTCGAACTGTTCGAACGGTTTGGACATCGCATGGCGCAAATCCTGACCGCGCCTATGGAGAGATTCCAACCGGATACTATCGTTATCGGCGGTCAAATCGCGAAAAGCGGACAATTGTTCGTGCCTGCTTTGTCTAGGGGACTTCAGCATAACGGCATAATTACGAATATTAAGCTGAGCGAGAATACATTGTTGAGTACGTTTCGCGGGATATATCGCTTCATGGGGACTGTTTAAGCGAACAAAAAAGTAAGCAAAAAAGATCACCTTATATAAATCCTATCCACTGTTCGGCAGAGGATAGGGTTTATATAATTTAGGAGTAATTTATATCATGATGGATGGAGTGAGTGTGATCAACACTTCGATCAAAACTTCGATCAAAACTTCGATCAAAACTTCGATCAAAACCGTACACATCGTATTTAAAACCCACTTAGATATCGGTTTTACGGATACAGCCCGGAACGTTCTCGATCAGTACGTCGATTCATTTATCCCGAAGGCCATTGAACTGGCCGATCATTTAGCGGATAAGCCCGGTCCGGAGAAGTTCGTCTGGACGACCGGCTCATGGCTGATCCGTTATTATCTGGATCACGCGGCACCCGAAGATCGGGCGAAGATGGAGGAGGCTATACAGAAGGGTCATATCGTGTGGCATGGGCTTCCGTTCACGACCCATAGCGAGCTGATGGATAAGCGGTTGTTCGAATTCGGGCTGTCTATGAGCAGCCAACTCGACCGTACCTACGGTAAGCAAACGATTACTGCGAAAATGACGGACGTTCCCGGACATACCATCGGGATTGTCCCACTGCTCTCCGCAGCCGGAATCCGCTACCTGCATTTGGGGACAAACCCCGCCTCCAAAGCTCCGGATGTACCGCAGGCTTTCGTATGGAAAGCAGCCGACGGTGCTGAAGTCATCGTGAATTATAATGACTCCTACGGAGAGGCGATGGTCATTCCCGGTTTCGACGAGGTATTGTATTTCTCTCATACTTTGGACAACATCGGACCGCCGTCGGTAGAGGATATTCATAAATTGTTCGTTGAATTGGCCGAGCAGTTCCCTAATGCCGTCATTCAAGCGTCGACGATGGACGCCTTTGCGGACAAGCTGTGGAGCTACAAGGCTTCCTTGCCCGTTGTACGGGAGGAGATCGGCGACTCTTGGATATACGGAGCGGCGAGCGATCCATGGAAAATCGCCGCTTATCGGGAATTACTTCGTCTGCGGGACAAATGGATCGCGGAGGGTACGCTCGTATTGAACTCGGAACAATACGATGCCTTCTGTCATTCCCTAATCATGGTTCCCGAGCATACATGGGGATTGGATATGAAGAAATACCTTCCGGATTTCGTTAACTATGCGAAGAAAGACTTCGCGGCAGCGCGTAAGCGGGATATCGTCGGAGAAGATTTATTTCCGTTAACCTACGAATATACGAGAGGCTGGTCTGCCGGCCATACGAAAAACACCGGGAAAACTTCGTACTCCTATAGCGAAGTAGAATCTTCATGGAACGAGCAGCGGAATTATGTTCAAACGGCATTAATGACGCTGGACGCGGACAAACGTCGGGAGGCCGAGGAAGCCTTAAAGGGATTACGTCCCGAACGTGCCGCCTCGACGGGTTACAATCCGATATCGATTAGACAGACTTACCGTCTCGGTCTATTCGAAGCGGAGTTCGCGGAAGACGGCTCTATTAGCCTTCTTCGCGGGAATAACGGTAAAGTATGGGCCGATGACAACTCGCGTATCGGACGTTACAGCTATGAAACGTTCGGATTGCCGGACTATCGGCGTTGGTACGAGCAATATACGACGTATTGGGACAGAAACTTGGATTGGATTTCCGCGGACTTCGGCAAGCCGGCATTTGAATTCGCCAAGCCCTATCCGACGAATCGAATGTTTGAACCAAGCTTGGTCTCGCTGTCGGTGCGGCATGCGAATGATGGCGACTATGTCCAAGCCAAGCTTCGAATGTCCGAGCAGGCTTCCGAAATTCAAGGGGCTCCAAGAGAATTAGAGCTGTTGTACCGATTCGCTAAAGATGCGGAAGACATTGACTTGACCCTTAACTGGTTCGGCAAGGATGCCCACCGCCTACCGGAGGGCAGCTGGATCGGCATTAATCCTATCGTAAATAACCCTAACTTGTGGAAGATGGATAAGCTTGGATCGTTACTGTCGCCGCTTGAGGTCGTGAAGAACGGTAACCGCGGCATGCACGCGATCGAATCTCGACTGACTTATTCCGGCGCCGACGGAGAAGCGACGATCCGAACTTGGGATGCGCCCGTCGTCTCCATCGGAAAGCCGCGGCTGCTGCAGTTCGACAACTTGTTCGCCGACCTGAGCGGAGGCTATTACTTCAATCTTCACAACAACGCGTGGGGAACCAATTTCCGGATGTGGTACGAAGAGGATGCGCGGTTCCGCTATACGCTGACTTTCAGATCCAACTAGCCATTCACGTTCAAGGCACCGCATCTAGGAAAGAATGCGGTGCCTTGAGCGCCTGTCGTTATATTTCCCCTCTCTTATAAGCCCCCGGAGTAACCCCCGTTATTTTTTTGAATGTCCTGAAAAAGTGCTTCTCGTCTTTGAATCCGACGATAACGGAAACCTCGTTTACCGTGTAGGTGCTTGATTTGAGCAATTCTCGGGCTTTTTCCATTCTGTATTGGATCAGAAATTCGATAAAGTTCTGGTTATAGGTTTTCTTGAATTGTTTGCTTAAATAGGCCGGGCTCAAGCTGATATGCTCGGATACGGACTGCAAACTGATATCTTCGTTATAATGACGGATAATGAATTCCATTGCTTTAGCCATGACCGAATTGTTCCAGATTTTATCGTTCTTGCCGATTTGCTCGAAGCAGATTTCGAGAATTTCGTCTACGGTAAGCAACAACTGCTCAAGACTCGTGCATACGTTAAGTTGCCTGTAAAGCTTCAGCTCGCTGCCGAGGAACGTTTCGGGATTTAATCCGAGCCGGGTTAGCAGCTTTATGAGCGTGACCGCCACATTGAAATTCAGTTTCAATAGGTTAGCCGATTGTTCTTGCGCTTGCTGATAGAACTGATGAATGATAACCTTTGCGGCTTCTTTTTCGCATTTTTCCATGCAGAGTTGCAACTGTTGTTCCGTTTCGAAGTTCATTACTAAAGATGCCGTGCTAAACTCCGATTTAAGCATTTTATGGGAGTACGCCCGATTGCCGCCGCGAGTCATTCGTGTCATAGCCGCTTTTCTCGCTTGAGTATAGGATTTGTGAATATGGGATAGCTCCCCGAACGTTTCGCCGACTCCGACGGTGATGGAGAACTTCAAATAATCCTTTGTAAACTCGATGATCTTGTCCAAAGCGCGCATCAATTGCTCCTCGAGCACCGGGTTAGCGGGAATATTGACCAGGAAGCCTAGATCATGATCGGTCTCGAAGGGCAAGATCGTAACGCCGAGATCCTCGATTAACTCTAGCGTTATATTTTCGATGCAAAACTTGTACAGTTGGATGTCGGAGCTCGATCTACGGCTTATCAATTGCTCGAAATGATCGATGCTAATCGTCATAATGAAGATTTGATCATAGGGCAACGAAATATCCATCGCCTTAAAGTGCTCTCGCAGATCAGCCTCGTCGGTGATCTCCTCTTGAATGATATGCTGCAACATCTGTTTCTTGGCAAGCTGAAGGTATTTCTTGGCTTTATGATCGGCTTCGGTCATTCGATTGGCTTTCGTCCGGTCATGTATGATCCGATTTTCGATCCGGCTAAGGCAGCTTTTCAAGTCGTTTTCTTCAACCGGCTTGAGCAAGTAGGCGAAGGCGCCTTGTTCAAGCGCCGTCTTCGCGTATTCGAACGAATCGTAGCTGCTGACTACGACGAATATCGGAGGAGAGACCTGTTGCTTAACTTCGTTCAACAGGCTTAGTCCGTCCATACGCGGCATGCGTACATCGGCGAATATAACGTCCGGCTTACAATCCTCGATCGACTCCAATGCTTCAATTCCGTCCGATGCCTTATTGATTAAGGAGTATCCCAATTCCTTAAGATCATGCTCCATGGAGTCTCTTGTTAGTTTCTCGTCTTCTACGATGAGTATTTTCATAGTTGCGTTCCCCTATCCAACGGTAAAATGATCTTAACGATTGTCCCTTCATCGGGCGCGCTCAGAATGCTGATCCCGTACTCGTTGCCGTAATAAAGCTTAATCCGGGAATTCACGTTGTAGATGCCTACCCGGTCTCTCGTCGGGCTATCAAGCATCGTTCGTGGATTATCGCCCAGCATCGCATTCATCTTATCCGCCTGTCGGCTATCCATCCCCTTACCGTTATCCTCTATATAAATCCACAGCTCATTATCGTACGTTTGGGCGCAGATATGAACGAGACGATGCCCTGTTTTGTTTTCCAGGCCGTGAAGGATCGCGTTCTCGACGATCGGCTGTAAAGTCAATCGCAAAATGCTCGTGGAGAGCAACTCGTCATCGATATCGAACGTCATCCGGAACTGTTCTCCGAAACGCAGCTTTTGAAGGGTCAAGTACTTGTTCACGTGATCCAGTTCTTCTACCAAGGTCACGATAAATCTCCCCCTATTCAGCGAATAGCGAAACAAATCGGATAAATGTTGAACCATTTGGCGCGCCAACCCGGCATTCTCGTCTCTGATAACCGCTTTAATGGACGACAACGTGTTATACAGAAAGTGGGGATTAATCTTGCTCTGAAGCGACTCCAACTCGGATTGCCTTCGGGCAAGCTCGATCTCGTATTTTTCTTTGATCAGATGATGTACGTTTTCGGCCATCGTATTGAAACCTAAAGCGATTTCCGCGAATTCGTCCGCGCCTTTGGCTTCGATCATAACGGAAAAATTCCCTCTCTGAAATTGGATGAACGACTTCTTTAAGCGAATAAGAGGAGAGGTAATGAGATTAGACAGCAAGATGGACAGGATGATAGTCGAAATGACCAACACGGTCATCAGCAAGAAATTAATCCTTTTTACGACGCTCATTTTTTCCTCGATGACATGTCGATGCACGGACGTAATGACCTTGAATTCGAAGATCGACGAGTCATCATAAATGATAAACTGATCCTTCCAGTTAAAGCTGATCTGCTCGTTCGTTTTGTCCGCGCGCTCTTGCTCGGCACGCTCAATGAGTTGCTGCAAGGAGTCCGGAGATTGTTCTCGGTTGCTAAATACGACTTTATTATTATCGGATAAGATGATGACCGTGTCCTCTTCGGTAATTCTGCTGTGGGTAACGATTTCTCCGAATTTGGACAATTCCTGCGTAAACAACGAGATTCCGATCGGCTTGTTTTCTATTTTGTAGTCTAGAAGGGTTCGTAGCACTCCGATCACGTTGTTGTTCTTATGATTTCTAATGGAACTGTTCATCGTTTGGTCCAGATCCATCATGGTGATGACGGGACCGCCGTTGTTGATCAGCGTATCTTCCACGCCTGGGATCCGTATTTTTGAATTTTCCTGAGGAGTAAAT
Encoded proteins:
- a CDS encoding ROK family protein, whose protein sequence is MGSQFLLAFDVGGTYIKAGVVNRDGAVLEHTVTQYEANSNGTQDEIIERFRDMTRDLVSRLSEESGAGVYGIGYAFPGPFDYERGISYIQGLNKFEAIYGISLGDKLRDVFRKDAVIAASLAPNWKLAFENDASLFALGEAVYGQASASDRVVCLTIGTGLGSGFVEKRRLIKHQRDVPENGWLYHLSYGEGIADDFVSRRGVLSLADELGLDLAGGQDVRELAQLALAGNELAVELFERFGHRMAQILTAPMERFQPDTIVIGGQIAKSGQLFVPALSRGLQHNGIITNIKLSENTLLSTFRGIYRFMGTV
- a CDS encoding sensor histidine kinase; this translates as MIKKLLSMYRKKVFYKIFLLLLLATSIPTVILTTMSHESTRRLFQSDFIEYKKTLNNQIVNSIDENLQTMQKQSEALAYNILDIQRFLSYKPTTIDEGYFEAANRVNYFLTSILSNNDRFDGIGLLSLNGSIATYVNADGFTPQENSKIRIPGVEDTLINNGGPVITMMDLDQTMNSSIRNHKNNNVIGVLRTLLDYKIENKPIGISLFTQELSKFGEIVTHSRITEEDTVIILSDNNKVVFSNREQSPDSLQQLIERAEQERADKTNEQISFNWKDQFIIYDDSSIFEFKVITSVHRHVIEEKMSVVKRINFLLMTVLVISTIILSILLSNLITSPLIRLKKSFIQFQRGNFSVMIEAKGADEFAEIALGFNTMAENVHHLIKEKYEIELARRQSELESLQSKINPHFLYNTLSSIKAVIRDENAGLARQMVQHLSDLFRYSLNRGRFIVTLVEELDHVNKYLTLQKLRFGEQFRMTFDIDDELLSTSILRLTLQPIVENAILHGLENKTGHRLVHICAQTYDNELWIYIEDNGKGMDSRQADKMNAMLGDNPRTMLDSPTRDRVGIYNVNSRIKLYYGNEYGISILSAPDEGTIVKIILPLDRGTQL
- a CDS encoding class I mannose-6-phosphate isomerase — encoded protein: MTTTTKPTKNYNQSPTVRIKECEDQAWQGYDRIAQALQSRISSLSASKSVLVIECYPSVRQDEIIQALESRLEPALVIRAEEAALPGEQIKQEIRKYLTDDRVFGFMSPSKIEEFYDIDRLRQLKDQANAVDNGIVVIIGFGASLVSEGDVLVYADLARWEIQQRYRSKEFGNWRLDNHEEEILRKYKGGFFFEWRMADRLKRRLFDKIDYYLDTNAKDDPKMVTYEALMSGLRQTASQPFRLVPYFDPGVWGGTWLEEHIDLPRQEKPYAWGFDGVPEENSLYFQYGSIRLELPSINLVFFQSRELLGDRVLARFGAEFPIRFDLLDTIGGGNLSLQVHPTTDYIKQTFGMTYTQDESYYILDSKPGALVYLGVKEDTDAERMWGDLERAQAGEISFPAERYINAYEAKKHEHFLIPAGTIHCSATDCMVLEISATPYIFTFKLWDWDQVGLDGKPRPVHLEHGSKVMQWDRRTEWVENELMNRAETVTEGTGWREERTGLHELQFIETRRHWFSEPVTHEANGSVHMLNLVEGEEAVVESPDGQFDPFVVRYAETFIVPASVQRYTVRPSGPSAGQTIATIKAFVRA
- a CDS encoding DUF5054 domain-containing protein; amino-acid sequence: MMDGVSVINTSIKTSIKTSIKTSIKTVHIVFKTHLDIGFTDTARNVLDQYVDSFIPKAIELADHLADKPGPEKFVWTTGSWLIRYYLDHAAPEDRAKMEEAIQKGHIVWHGLPFTTHSELMDKRLFEFGLSMSSQLDRTYGKQTITAKMTDVPGHTIGIVPLLSAAGIRYLHLGTNPASKAPDVPQAFVWKAADGAEVIVNYNDSYGEAMVIPGFDEVLYFSHTLDNIGPPSVEDIHKLFVELAEQFPNAVIQASTMDAFADKLWSYKASLPVVREEIGDSWIYGAASDPWKIAAYRELLRLRDKWIAEGTLVLNSEQYDAFCHSLIMVPEHTWGLDMKKYLPDFVNYAKKDFAAARKRDIVGEDLFPLTYEYTRGWSAGHTKNTGKTSYSYSEVESSWNEQRNYVQTALMTLDADKRREAEEALKGLRPERAASTGYNPISIRQTYRLGLFEAEFAEDGSISLLRGNNGKVWADDNSRIGRYSYETFGLPDYRRWYEQYTTYWDRNLDWISADFGKPAFEFAKPYPTNRMFEPSLVSLSVRHANDGDYVQAKLRMSEQASEIQGAPRELELLYRFAKDAEDIDLTLNWFGKDAHRLPEGSWIGINPIVNNPNLWKMDKLGSLLSPLEVVKNGNRGMHAIESRLTYSGADGEATIRTWDAPVVSIGKPRLLQFDNLFADLSGGYYFNLHNNAWGTNFRMWYEEDARFRYTLTFRSN
- a CDS encoding response regulator, coding for MKILIVEDEKLTRDSMEHDLKELGYSLINKASDGIEALESIEDCKPDVIFADVRMPRMDGLSLLNEVKQQVSPPIFVVVSSYDSFEYAKTALEQGAFAYLLKPVEENDLKSCLSRIENRIIHDRTKANRMTEADHKAKKYLQLAKKQMLQHIIQEEITDEADLREHFKAMDISLPYDQIFIMTISIDHFEQLISRRSSSDIQLYKFCIENITLELIEDLGVTILPFETDHDLGFLVNIPANPVLEEQLMRALDKIIEFTKDYLKFSITVGVGETFGELSHIHKSYTQARKAAMTRMTRGGNRAYSHKMLKSEFSTASLVMNFETEQQLQLCMEKCEKEAAKVIIHQFYQQAQEQSANLLKLNFNVAVTLIKLLTRLGLNPETFLGSELKLYRQLNVCTSLEQLLLTVDEILEICFEQIGKNDKIWNNSVMAKAMEFIIRHYNEDISLQSVSEHISLSPAYLSKQFKKTYNQNFIEFLIQYRMEKARELLKSSTYTVNEVSVIVGFKDEKHFFRTFKKITGVTPGAYKRGEI